In the genome of Cryptococcus deuterogattii R265 chromosome 6, complete sequence, one region contains:
- a CDS encoding uracil phosphoribosyltransferase, translating to MSTNITTCLPASGSNVHKAELPGNAFVLPPTSQLQSLLTIIRDETTQRGDFVFTSDRIIRLLVEEGLNHLPVLPKKVITPVGREFEGVAFQGRICGVSIMRAGEAMEAGLRDCCRSVRIGKILIQRDEETAQPKLFYAKLPDDIAQRYILLLDPMLATGGSCIKAIEVLLDHGVQEEKILFLNLIASPEGIKKVCTRFPKLTIITAWVDEGLDDHSYIVPGLGDFGDRYFL from the exons ATGTCCACCAACATCACGACTTGTCTCCCTGCATCTGGAAGCAACGTCCATAAGGCTGAGCTCCCTGGGAACGCCTtcgtccttcctcccacttCTCAACTTCAATCGCTTCTCACTATCATTCGCGACGAGACTACGCAGAG GGGTGACTTTGTCTT CACTTCAGATAGGATTATTAGGTTGCTTGTAGAGGAAG GTCTTAACCACCTTCCCGTGCTCCCTAAAAAGGTTATCACTCCTGTCGGTCGCGAATTTGAAGGTGTGGCTTTCCAGGGCAGAATTTGCGGAGTGTCCATCATGCGAG CTGGAGAG GCGATGGAAGCTGGTCTTCGTGACTGCTGTCGTTCCG TGCGAATTGGAAAG ATTCTTATACAAAGG gatgaggagacgGCTCAACCCAAGCTTTTT TATGCTAAGTTGCCAGATGACATTGCTCAGCGATATATTCTCCTTCTAGACCCTATGCTTG CCACTGGAGGTTCGTGTATCAAGGCCATCGAAGTTCTTCTTGACCATGGTGttcaagaggagaagatacTCTTTTTGAACTTG ATTGCTTCGCCAGAGGGCATCAAAAAAGTCTGCACTCGCTTCCCCAAGCTCACTATT ATTACTGCTTGGGTTGACGAGGGCCTTGATGACCATTCATACATTGTTCCTGGTCTTGGAGACTTCGGAGACAG GTACTTCTTGTAA
- a CDS encoding uncharacterized protein (genome sequence mistake) — translation MGSHSRNKSRSRSPDQERDRERRRHRHRDHSSSPRRDRLREDRNRSHGRDRDRDYNHSRSRRDKGRETTPSDKESLLDLTEMRVKEISEDDYFLKSSEFRLWLKEERGKYLDEVSSESAHKYFRKFCRRWNDGALNRKYYQSPEPLPPTSSTAYRWSFASRGDNYLPSVRKDVDRMTRSSAPATGPGQSADEIGPSYGPTFPPSTTSRRVGPTLPSASDRQYAVEAAQEARREKLRLKRTTVERMRSSLEAEVGKGKWKRRGQQMRRTERTGRRMLQQV, via the exons ATGGGATCCCACAGCAGAAATAAATCAAGGTCAAGGTCTCCCGATCAAGAAAGGGACAGGGAACGTCGCAGACACCGCCACCGCgatcattcttcctcccctcgCCGTGACAGGCTTCGAGAAGACCGCAATCGAAGCCATGGTAGAGATCGGGATAGGGATTACAATCATTCGAGGAGTAGACGCGATAAAGGACGGGAAACTACGCCTTCCGATAAGGAGAGCTTGCTAGACTTGACTGAAAtgagggtgaaggagatttcGGAAGACGACTACTT CCTCAAATCCAGCGAGTTCAGGCTCTGGCttaaggaagaaaggggcAAG TATCTTGACGAGGTATCTTCTGAATCTGCCCACAAGTACTTTCGAAAATTCTGCAGA AGATGGAACGATGGTGCCTTGAACAGAAAATATTATCAATCGCCTGAGCCGCTTCCTCCCACTTCAAGCACGGCCTATAGGTGGTCTTTCGCTTCTCGAGGCGATAATTATCTCCCTTCTGTTCGAAAAGACGTTGACCGCATGACCAGGTCATCGGCTCCTGCAACGGGACCAGGTCAGTCTGCCGATGAGATCGGCCCCTCTTATGGCCCAACCTTCCCACCGTCTACAACATCGAGGAGGGTAGGACCTacccttccttctgcttcgGATCGGCAGTACGCCGTAGAGGCAGCACAAGAAGCACGGAGAGAAAAGCTGCGTTTAAAGAGGACTACCGTCGAGCGGATGAGATCGTCCCTCGAAGCGGAGGTagggaagggaaaatggaagagaagagggcaaCAAATGCGGAGAACCGAACGTAcagggagaaggatgttACAGCAGGTTTAG
- a CDS encoding cellular nucleic acid-binding protein, whose product MFGAPRGSSCFKCGQQGHVAAACPAEAPTCYNCGLSGHLSRECPQPKNKACYTCGQEGHLSSACPQGPGAGGFGGASGGGECYRCGKPGHIARMCPESGDAAAGGFGGAGGYGYAGGAGFGNKSCYTCGGVGHISRECPSGASRGFGGGFGGPRKCYNCGQDGHISRECPQEQGKTCYSCGQPGHIASACPGTGAEAPAA is encoded by the exons ATGTTCGGTGCTCCTCGAGGAAGCTCTTGTTTCAAGTGTGGTCAGC AGGGCCACGTCGCCGCCGCTTGCCCTGCGGAGGCTCCTACCTGCTACAACTGCGGTC TCTCTGGTCACTTGAGCCGTGAATGTCCTCAGCCCAAGAACAAGGCTTGTTACACTTGTGGTCAAGAGGGtcatctttcttctgcCTGCCCTCAAGGTCCTGGTGCCGGTGGTTTCGGCGGTGCCTCTGGTGGCGGCGAATGCTACCGATGCGGCAAGCCCGGTCACATT GCCCGAATGTGCCCCGAGTCTGGTGACGCTGCTGCCGGCGGTTTCGGCGGTGCTGGTGGTTACGGTTACGCTGGCGGTGCCGGTTTCGGTAACAAGTCTTGCTAC ACCTGTGGTGGTGTTGGCCACATCTCCAGGGAGTGCCCTTCTGGTGCTTCTCGTGGTTTCGGTGGTGGTTTCGGTGGCCCTCGAAAGTGCTAC AACTGTGGCCAGGACGGTCACATCTCTAGGGAATGCCCTCAGGAGCAGGGCAAGACCTGTTACTCTTGCGGCCAGCCCGGTCACATCGCTTCTGCCTGCCCCGGCACTGGTGCTGAGGCCCCTGCTGCCTAA
- a CDS encoding 40S ribosomal protein S9: MTCAPRKQSKTYKVPKRPYEAARLDAELKLAGEYGLRNKREIWRIQLTLSKIRRAARELLKLDDKDPKRLFEGNALIRRLVRIGVLDDTRMRLDYVLALKTEDFLERRLQTQVFKLGLAKSVHHARVLIRQRHIRVGKQIVNVPSFVVRLDSQKHIDYALTSPYGGGRPGRVKRKRAKAAAGGDDAEEEDEE; the protein is encoded by the exons ATGACCTG CGCGCCCAGGAAGCAGTCCAAGACCTACAAGGTCCCCAAGAGGCCCTATGAGGCTGCCCGTCTCGACGCCGAGCTCAAG CTTGCGGGCGAGTACGGTCTCCGTAACAAGCGAGAGATCTGGCGTATCCAGCTCACCCTCTCCAAG ATCCGACGTGCTGCCCGAGAGCTCCTCAAGCTCGACGACAAGGACCCCAAGCGACTCTTCGAGGGTAACGCCTTGATCCGTCGTCTCGTTCGAATTGGTGTGCTCGACGACACCCGCATGCGTCTCGATTACGTCTTGGCCCTCAAGACTGAGGACTTCCTCGAGAGACGTTTGCAGACCCAGGTGTTCAAGCTCGG TCTCGCCAAGTCCGTTCACCACGCTCGTGTTCTCATCAGGCAAAGGCACATCCGAGTCGGCAAGCAGATCGTCAacgttccttctttcgTTGTCCGACTCGACTCCCAGAA GCACATCGACTACGCTCTTACCTCTCCTTACGGTGGTGGCCGACCCGGTCGTGTtaagaggaagagggctAAGGCGGCCGCTGGTGGTGACGAcgccgaggaggaggacgaggagtaA
- a CDS encoding 50S small subunit ribosomal protein L21e, whose amino-acid sequence MPHSFGMRARTRHMFRRGFKEHGAPNVSTFLINYRVGDIVDIKANSSQQKGMPHKFYHGKTGIVYNVTPRAVGVIIYKVVNGRYMEKRVNIRIEHIRHSKCRQEFLDRVKSNAAKKKEAKEKGENVLLKRLPAQPREARVVSIHNNVPQTLTARPYETFI is encoded by the exons ATGCCTCACTCTTTCGGTATGCGAGCGCGAACGCGCCACATGTTCAGGAGGGGTTTCAAGG AGCACGGTGCCCCCAACgtctccaccttcctcatcaactaCCGAGTTGGTGACATCGTTGACATTAAGGCCAACTCTTCTCAGCAGAAGGGTATGCCCCACAAGT TCTACCACGGCAAGACCGGTATCGTTTACAACGTCACCCCCCGAGCTGTTGGTGTGATCATCTACAAGGTTGTCAACGGCCGATACATGGAGAAGCGTGTCAACATCCGAATTGAGCACATCCGTCACTCCAAGTGCCGACAGGAGTTCCTTGACCGTGTCAAGTCTAACGccgccaagaagaaggaggccaaggagaagggcgAGAACGTTCTCCTCAAGCGACTCCCCGCTCAGCCCCGAGAGGCCAGGGTTGTTTCCATTCACAACAACGTTCCCCAGACCCTTACCGCCAGGCCTT ACGAGACCTTCATCTAA